A region of the Curvibacter sp. AEP1-3 genome:
GGGTCGGGATTGCGGTCCGGGTGAAATTGCGCAGCCTTTTGACGGAAGGCTTTTTTGACATCAGCCAAGGTGGCCGCGCTGTTCAATCCGAGACTGGAGTAATGGTCTTTCATGCAGCAACTATCCTGCCGTAAAAGAAAAAACCCCACTGCATTCGCAGCGGGGTTTTTAAATACCCTTGCGGGTTGTTTTGGCTCCTCAACCTGGGCTCGAACCAGGGACCTACGGATTAACAGTCCGGCGCTCTACCGACTGAGCTATTGAGGAATGAAGCCTCAAATTATAGCGTGTTTTTTCGGTGATTTTGGAAACACGCTAAATTTTTGAATCTGACGCTAACTTTTTTCTTGGGTTCCAACACCTAGGAGCTGATGCAAACGCGGGCTCGTGGTGGTGTACTGCAAGAGGACTTTTTTCTCTGGAGAGATAAAGGCCATCGCGCCGAAGGCCGCTAGTGTAGCCTCATGAAAGCCACTCAAAATCAATTTCCGCTTTCCGGGATAAAAATTTATATCCCCGACTGCAAAAATTCCGGGGAGCTCGCTTTGAAAGTTCTCGGTGTTGACGGGAACCTGCTTGCGTTCCAAGGTCCAGCCCCAGTCGGCAATCGGGCCCATCTTCGGTGACACGCCCAAGCGCACGATCACATGGTCGGCAGGTACCGGGGTCTCTTTGCCTTCGGCAGTCAACACTTGCAGAGCGTGAAGCCTATCGCCCTCCGCCTCACAGCCCGTAACTTGCGCTGCCAGCACCTGAATCTTTCCTGCAGCGCGAGCAGCTTCCAACAATTGCAGGGTCGCGGGCTCACCAGTGAATACATCCCGACGGTGGATCAGGGTCACGCTAGCGGGGCCACGGGCATTTTCCGATGGCTGTGCAGCATCCAGTGCCGCCACGACGGCAGACTCATCGCCACCCAGTACGACAACATGGGCATCTGCCATGGTGCCATCCGGCAGCGCTGCGTCATGGGGGTAGTGCACCTGCCGGCCTTCAAAGGCTTCCAGCGCGGGAACGGGTGGTTTGCGGGCCACAAAGGCTCCCACGCCGGCTGCGACAAAAAGCGTCTTGGTAACGAAAGTGTTGCCAGTGTCCGTGACGAGGTGCAAGCGACCATCTTCCAAGCGGGTGACGGATTCGACTAACTGGGAGAAATGCATCTGCGCCTGAAAAGGCGCTATCTGCTGGAGCAGACTTTGCGTGAGGCCGCGGCCGGTGGTGACCGGTGTGCCGGGGATGTCGTAAATCGGCTTGTCGGCATAGAGCTCCATGCATTGGCCGCCTGCATAAGGTAAGGCATCAATGACATGGGCCTGCACTTCGTGCAGGCCCAGTTGGAACACTTGGAACAGGCCTACGGGACCTGCTCCGATGACGACGGCATCGGCTTCAATCACGGGAGCAGCCATGCCGACTCTGTGATTAGCGAATCAGCTGCGACAGCTTGCCAGTCTTGTCTTTCCAGTCGTCGGCATCCGGCAGGGGCGCCTTGCGCTTGGTGATGCTCTTCCAGCCGGGGAGGCGGGCGAGCTCTGCGTTCAGCGCGATCATGTGCTGCTGGTCTTTGGGTGCGTCTTCTTCGGCGTAAATCGCGTTCGCTGGGCACTCGGGAATGCAGACGGCACAGTCGATGCACTCATCCGGGTCGATCGTCAGAAAGTTGGGGCCTTCGCGGAAGCAATCCACGGGGCAAACGTCCACGCAGTCGGTGTATTTGCACTTGATACAGGCTTCGGTGACGATGTGTGTCATGTTGTTTGAGAGCAGTAAATAAGAGGGCGGGCACTGAAATGCCAAGCCCTTGATTTTATTGGGTTTTGCAGACGCCCCTTGTCACAGGGGCATCTCCTTTGCGTTGTGTCAACTCAGCAGCAGGGCGCCGGAGGTCTTGTGCGAGGCGGTGTCCACCAGAATAAGCGAGCCCAATACCCGGCTTTGCACATATGGAACGGCGGTAATTGCCTCTTGCAGCGCGAGCTCGATGTGGCCAATCGCGTTGGGCGCAATCTCAGTGGCATCGTGCTCTTCCAAGGTGTTGATGTCCAGGCTGTGGGCTATGCGCTTGACCTTGGCTTTGATCCAGCGGTGGCCATGCAGCGCCAGGTACACGCGGCCCGCAACCAGAGGCTCATCGTCCATCCAGGCCACAGTGGCCTTGATTTCACGGGTGGCTTCGGCAAAAGCACGGGGCTTGGGCGTGTCGGCAAATTCGTCGTCCGGGTCTGCGGCGGGTGTGACCTGTGCCAACAGCCAGTCGCCACGGGACACATCCACTTCGCGGTCCAGCGTGATGCCAGCGCCATGGCCTGCAGTGACGCTGCCAGGCACGCGGGCGTGGTTCACCACTTGCGCCACCACGGCGGCTTGGCCGCTGGGGTGGATGCTGATGGTGTCGCCCACCTGTACGGTGCCAGTGGCCACACGGCCCCAGAATACGCGGCGGCCTTGGGTGGTGTCGGCAGAGTTGTGGAACTTCTCCACCCACTGCACCGGGAAGGCGAAGGGCACATCGGTCTCTGCGGCGGTGACCGGCAGTGTTTCCAGCAAGGCCAACAGGCTAGGGCCTGTGTAGCCGCACCAGCCGGGCGTTGCTTCCACCACGTTGTGGCCCTTGAGGGCGGACATGGGGATGGTGGCCGTCACGGCAATGCCGGCTTGCTTTGCAAAGGCCTGCAGCGCTTCGCTGATTTTGGCAAACGCGGCGGTGGCGTCATTGCCCAAAGCGTCGAGCTTGTTGACGGCAAAGATGATGCCGGGCACGCGCAACAGGTTGACCAGCAGGCTGTGGCGGCGGGTCTGCGGCAGCAGGTCCACCAAGCCGTCTACATTCCACTTGAGCTTGGTGGCGTCTACCAGCACCACGGCGGCGTGGGCGCTGCTGGCGGCAGTGACCATGTTGCGGGTGTACTGCTCGTGGCCGGGGGCGTCACCAATGATGAATTTGCGGGTGGGCGTGGCGAAGTAGCGGTAGGCCACATCGATGGTGATGCCTTGCTCGCGCTCAGCGCTTAAACCGTCGGTGAACAAGGCCAGATCGGCCTCGCCGCTTTTGGAAACGTTGGCCAACTGGTCTTGCAGCACCGCCTTGCTGTCGACCAACAGGCGGCCGATCAGGGTGCTTTTGCCATCGTCCACGCTACCGCAGGTGATGAAGCGCAGTGCGGATGAAGTGTCATTTGTGCTGCTAGCGCCCGTGGAATGTGCGGTAGCAGCTATATTATTTGTAGCGGTTGTCATGAAGCTTGTTAGCAGTGATGGCTAGGATTAGGTAGGTTGGGTGCTTTGCGCAGTGAGGTCAAGGAGGAGGCCGCAGGCCGGGGGACACGAACGGAGCAGAGTGCCCAGCCTGCCTAATCCGGGTTGCGCTTAAAAGTAACCATCTTTCTTCCGCTTCTCCATGGAAGCCTCAGAAGTCTTGTCGTCCATGCGGGTGGCGCCACGCTCGCTCACGTCAGCCGCCAGCGTTTCGATCACGATGTCGGCAGCGGTGGCGGCCAAACTTTCCACCGGGCAGGTGCAGGTGATGTCACCCACAGTGCGGAATCGCACGTCGCGGCTCTCGATGGTTTCGCCTTCCTTGGGTGGCGTCAGCTCCGTTACGGGAACCAGCAAGCCTTTGCGCTCGACCACGTCTCGCTTGTGCGTGTAGTACAGGCTTGGCAAGGCGATCTTTTCACGCTCGATGTACTGCCACACGTCCAGCTCCGTCCAGTTGCTGATGGGGAACACGCGGAAGTGCTCACCGGGCTGAAGGCGGGTGTTAAACAGTGTCCACAGCTCAGGGCGCTGGGCCTTGGGCTGCCACTGGCCGAAGCTGTCGCGGTGCGAAAAGATGCGTTCCTTGGCGCGGGCCTTTTCTTCGTCGCGGCGGGCACCGCCAATCAAAGCGTCAAAGCGGAATTCGTCGATGGCTTCCAGCAGCGTGACGGACTGGTGCACATTGCGGCTCTCGCCGGGGTGGGCCAGGCGCACGGTGCCGCGGGCCATGGAGTCTTCCACGCTGCGCACGATGAGCTCGGCGCCCAGTTCCTTGGCACGGAAGTCGCGGAAGTCGGTCACTTCATGGAAGTTGTGACCGGTGTCGATCATCAGCAGCGGGTAGGGGATGCGGCCTACGCCAAATGCCTTTTCCGCGCACTTGAGCATGACGAGCGAGTCTTTACCACCCGAGAACAGCAGGGCGGGGCGCTCAAACGCAGCCGCCACCTCACGCAGGATGAAGATGGTCTCTTCCTCCAGCGCATCCAGATGCTGGTTGGAGAGGCGGTCGAAATGGGTGGGTTCAGTCATGGCGTTCATGCTTTGGCTTCTTCATGTTTCACGTGCAGGCCGCATTCTTTGGCGGCTTCGTCTTCCCACCACCAGCGGCCGGAGCGGAAGTCTTCACCCAGGCTGATGGCGCGCGTGCAAGGCTCGCAGCCGATGCTGGGGAAGAACTGGTCGTGCAGGGGGTTGTAGTCCAGCTTGTGGGTCTGGATGTAGTGCCACACATCGCCCCAAGTCCAGTTGGCCAGGGGGTTGATCTTGATTCGGGGCTCAGAGCTGTCCACCAGGGGCACATCGGCACGGGCGCCGGACTGTTCGCGGCGCAGGCCGGTAATCCAGGCGTCTTTGCCTTTGAGCGCGCGCTCCAGCGGTTCCATCTTGCGGATGCCGCAGCAGGCTTTGCGCAGGGCGATGCTCTTGTACATCGCGTCTTTGCCTTCGCGGTCCACAAACTTGACCACCGATTCATTCACCGGCTGGTACACCGTAACCGCAGCGCGGCTCGATGCCTTGAAGCGCTCCAGCAGGTTCAGGGTTTCTTGGTGCAGGGCGCCGGTTTCCAGCACGAAAATGCCGATGTCCAGCTTCAAGCTGTTGATCAGATGGCTGATGACTACGTCTTCAGCGCCCAAGCTGGACGCTTGGGTGACGGTAGCAGCATCACCATCTACACCCGCGTATTGGGCTGCGGCTTGGGCGAGCACACCTTGGGCTTCGGCCAGCTTGATGATGTATTCGCCGCTGGCTTCGGCATTGCGGGCCATGGCGCTGCCTGCAGGCTGCACTTGCACCGCAAAACGGTTGCCTAAGGAGGAAGTTTCCGCGCTCATACCGCTTCGCCTTCACGGGCAAAGTGGGGCTTCACGGTCACCGCGTCGCCTTGGTAGAAGCCGCGATAACGGTCGAACTGGCGCTGTGCGAAGTCGATGTTCTGGTCAGCGCGCAGCACGGCCACGTCAAAGCCGGTGCGTTCCATTTGCACCAGTTGGTCGATCAGCACGTCGCCAGTGGCGCGCAGTTCGCCGGTGAAGCCCAGGCGGCGGCGCAGCAAAAAGGCCTGGCTGTACGCGCGGCCGTCGGTGAACTTGGGAAAGTTCAGGTCGATGCGGGCGACGCCTGCGAGGTCCAGCGCGCGGGGGTCTTCGGTGTTTGCCAGTTCGATGACTCTTAGGCCCTCAGCGCCCGTGGAGTGTGCGGAAGCAGCTATCAATTTCATAGTGTTGTCTTTCTTTCGGCGTCCGGAGCTTCAGGCTTCTTGAGCGTCTTTGGCGTAGCCATCTTTTTTGGGCAGGGCGTGCAGGTCTTCGTGCTTGTCGGCCAGGCGGGCACTGTTGGCAGCCGCCTTGAAGGGGTCCATGCCTACACGCTTGAAGCAGTCGATAAAAGTCTCGCTGCCCACGCGGTGCTGGCGGAAGGTGTCAAGTACTGCCTCAATCACACCGGGCACTTCGAGGGCGCCAAAGGAGGGGCCCACGACCTTGCCGGGGACTGCATCGCCACTCAATGCGGATCCGTCGGAGCCGCCCAGTGACACCTGGTACCACTCCTTGCCGTCTTTGTCCACGCCCAGAATGCCGATGTGGCCGCTATGGTGGTGGCCGCAGGAGTTGATGCAACCGCTGATGTGCAGGTCGATCTCGCCCAGGTCGTGCAGCTCGTCCATGTCCTGGTAGCGCTCGGTGATCTGGGCGGCAATCGGGATGGAGCGGGCATTCGCCAGCGCGCAGAAATCGCCGCCGGGGCACGCAATCATGTCGGTCAGCAGGCGCACATTGCTGCGGGCCAGGCCGGCGTGGCTGGCGGCCACCCACAACGCGGGCAGGTCTTCTGCGCGCACCCAAGGCAGCAGCAGGTTCTGGTCGTGCGTCACCCGCACTTCACCGGCGGAGAACTCGTCGGCCAAAGCGGCAGCGGTGTCGAGCTGGTCGGCATCGGCATCGCCGGGGGCTTGGCCCAGACGCTTGTAAGACAAGGTGACGGCACGCAGAGCCGGGTTCTTGTGCGGTGCCACGTTTTGCTGCAGCCAGCGGTCGTAGTCTTTCTGGCGCTCGGCGGGAATTGCTACCGTTTTGATAGCTGCCGGCGCACGTTCGGTGAGCGCTGGGGGCACAAAACATGCCGTAACGCGGTCCAGCTCGGCCTGGCTGATGGTGTGGGGCGCTCCGTCGCGCGTGATGATTTGCTCGTACTCGGCTTCCACCTCGTCGATATAGCGCTGGCCTTCGGCCTTCACCAGGATCTTGATGCGCGCCTTGTACAGGTTGTCGCGGCGGCCCCAGCGGTTGTACACGCGCACCACCGCTTCCAGGTAATTCATGATCTGGTTCCAGGGCAGGAAGGCGCGGATTTCGGTGCTGATCACCGGGGTGCGACCCATGCCGCCGCCCACAAACACGCGGAAGCCCAGCTCGCCCGCGTCGTTCTTGATGAGGTGCAGGCCCACGTCGTGCCAACGCACCGCAGCGCGGTCGTTGGTGGCGCCGGTGATGGCAATCTTGAACTTGCGGGGAAGGAAAGCGAATTCAGGGTGCAGCGTGCTCCACTGGCGCATGATTTCGGCAAACGGGCGGGGGTCGGCAATCTCATCGACCGCCACACCGGCCAGCTCGTCGCTGGTGATGTTGCGGATGCAGTTGCCACTGGTCTGGATGCCGTGCATGTTCACGGTGGCCAGCAGGTCCATCACATCAGCGCTTTTGGCCAGGGGAATCCAGTTGAACTGCACGTTCTGGCGGGTGGTGAAGTGGCCATAGCCCACGGGCAGGTGGGTAGTGCCCCAAGTGGCCTGGGTGCCTATGGCCTTGTCAAACACCTCTTTGCTGGGGTGATCGTACTCGCGGGCTATGCGTGCCAGCACGCGCAACTGGGCGCTGGAGAGCTCGCCATAAGGCACGGCCACGCGCAACATGGGCGCATAGCGCTGGATGTACCAGCCGTTTTGCAGACGCAGGGGGCGGAACTCGTCATCGCTCAACGTGCCGGCCTGGTTGCGCTCCAGTTGGTCGCGGTGCTGGGCCGCGCGGGCGCGGATGAACTGGCGGTCAAATTCGGTGTATTGGTACATAGACGTTGTGCAGCAAAAATCAGAGAGCGATGAGTTTCAGACCGGCATAGGCCAGCAGCAATGACAACAGGGAGCGGATCACCCGCTCCGGCGTTTTGAACATCAGGTGCGAACCCACCCAGATACCGGGGAGCGAGCCTGCCAGCAGCTTGGCCAACATGGGCCAGTCCACCGAACCGAGGGACGCGTGGCCCATGCCAGCCACCAGGGTGAGGGGCACCGCATACGCAATGTCCGCCGCCACAATGCGCGGTAGGGGCAGCAAGGGGTAAAGCAGCATCAACACCGTGACGCCGATGGCTCCCGCACCGACGGACGTGAGTGTAACCAGCGTGCCTATGAGTGCGCCAAACAGCAGCGGCAGGCTCCAATGGCGGGGGCGTGCGGCTGCGGCCTCATGGCCAGCGGCGATGGTTTTGGGGCCGGTTTTGCCACGAATGGCCTTGTACAAGGTGGCCGCCGCCGTGAGCAGGAGCGCAAAACCCAGGGTGGTGGTCATGATGTGTTGGACAGCGCTGCTGGTGGCGCCCAGCTCGTGCAACACATACAGAGTGATGAGCGCGGCGGGGATGCTGCCGGCGGACAGGTTCAAAACCACCGGCCAGTCGATGTGGCGGGAACGCGCCAGCTTGATGGTGCCGCCCATTTTGGTAAATGCCGCAAACAGCAGGTCGGTCCCGACCGCCATGTAGGGCTTGACCCCGAAAAAGAAGATCAGGATGGGCGTCATCAACGAGCCGCCCCCCACACCGGTGAGCCCCACGATGGAGCCCACAAAAAAGCCCGCCAATACAAACGCCAAATCTTGCATGGAGGCGAATGTAGGCGGGCCGGCTTAGATTGAAAACTACTTTTTGGCTATAGGGGTATGCGATCTGGGAATATAGAGCTGCAAACGTCGTTGTACCTTGCCTCAGTACTTTTTGCCACGCAGCTCTTCCATGCGTTCGTTGAAGTACTTTTCTACGGTGTAGCGCTCGGAGAGCACCACTTCACGCCGGGGGTGCAAAAACAGCGGCAGCGAAATGCGCGACTTGGTCGCTCCTTCGCCGGTCGGGTTGAGCACCCGGTGCACGGTGCTGGGGTAGTAGCCGCCGGAGGCTTCGGCCAGCATGTCGCCGATGTTAACGATCAGCAGGCCAAAGTCGCAAGGCACATCGTGCCAGGCTTGGTCCTTGCCCAAGACCTGCAGGCCGGGCTCGGTAGCCGCCGGCAGGATGGTCAACAGGTTGATGTCCCCATGGGCTGCAGCGCGCACTGCTCCGGGCTCTTCGTCGCCACGCAGGGGCGGGTAGTGCAGCACGCGTAGCAGGGTGTGGTCGCTGCCTTCGATCATGGCAGGCAGGGGCATGGAATACCGTGCCTTCACATCTACTGGTGAGTTTTCTTCCACCCAGTTGAGCAGTGTGGCGGCAAGGCTAGCGCCTTCAGTGTAGTAGCGTCGGGCGGCGTCGCTCACCTCCGCAGGGTAACGGCCCCAAGGGT
Encoded here:
- a CDS encoding NAD(P)/FAD-dependent oxidoreductase, with translation MAAPVIEADAVVIGAGPVGLFQVFQLGLHEVQAHVIDALPYAGGQCMELYADKPIYDIPGTPVTTGRGLTQSLLQQIAPFQAQMHFSQLVESVTRLEDGRLHLVTDTGNTFVTKTLFVAAGVGAFVARKPPVPALEAFEGRQVHYPHDAALPDGTMADAHVVVLGGDESAVVAALDAAQPSENARGPASVTLIHRRDVFTGEPATLQLLEAARAAGKIQVLAAQVTGCEAEGDRLHALQVLTAEGKETPVPADHVIVRLGVSPKMGPIADWGWTLERKQVPVNTENFQSELPGIFAVGDINFYPGKRKLILSGFHEATLAAFGAMAFISPEKKVLLQYTTTSPRLHQLLGVGTQEKS
- the fdxA gene encoding ferredoxin FdxA, with the protein product MTHIVTEACIKCKYTDCVDVCPVDCFREGPNFLTIDPDECIDCAVCIPECPANAIYAEEDAPKDQQHMIALNAELARLPGWKSITKRKAPLPDADDWKDKTGKLSQLIR
- a CDS encoding sulfate adenylyltransferase subunit 1 — its product is MTTATNNIAATAHSTGASSTNDTSSALRFITCGSVDDGKSTLIGRLLVDSKAVLQDQLANVSKSGEADLALFTDGLSAEREQGITIDVAYRYFATPTRKFIIGDAPGHEQYTRNMVTAASSAHAAVVLVDATKLKWNVDGLVDLLPQTRRHSLLVNLLRVPGIIFAVNKLDALGNDATAAFAKISEALQAFAKQAGIAVTATIPMSALKGHNVVEATPGWCGYTGPSLLALLETLPVTAAETDVPFAFPVQWVEKFHNSADTTQGRRVFWGRVATGTVQVGDTISIHPSGQAAVVAQVVNHARVPGSVTAGHGAGITLDREVDVSRGDWLLAQVTPAADPDDEFADTPKPRAFAEATREIKATVAWMDDEPLVAGRVYLALHGHRWIKAKVKRIAHSLDINTLEEHDATEIAPNAIGHIELALQEAITAVPYVQSRVLGSLILVDTASHKTSGALLLS
- the cysD gene encoding sulfate adenylyltransferase subunit CysD; protein product: MNAMTEPTHFDRLSNQHLDALEEETIFILREVAAAFERPALLFSGGKDSLVMLKCAEKAFGVGRIPYPLLMIDTGHNFHEVTDFRDFRAKELGAELIVRSVEDSMARGTVRLAHPGESRNVHQSVTLLEAIDEFRFDALIGGARRDEEKARAKERIFSHRDSFGQWQPKAQRPELWTLFNTRLQPGEHFRVFPISNWTELDVWQYIEREKIALPSLYYTHKRDVVERKGLLVPVTELTPPKEGETIESRDVRFRTVGDITCTCPVESLAATAADIVIETLAADVSERGATRMDDKTSEASMEKRKKDGYF
- a CDS encoding phosphoadenylyl-sulfate reductase; translated protein: MSAETSSLGNRFAVQVQPAGSAMARNAEASGEYIIKLAEAQGVLAQAAAQYAGVDGDAATVTQASSLGAEDVVISHLINSLKLDIGIFVLETGALHQETLNLLERFKASSRAAVTVYQPVNESVVKFVDREGKDAMYKSIALRKACCGIRKMEPLERALKGKDAWITGLRREQSGARADVPLVDSSEPRIKINPLANWTWGDVWHYIQTHKLDYNPLHDQFFPSIGCEPCTRAISLGEDFRSGRWWWEDEAAKECGLHVKHEEAKA
- a CDS encoding DUF934 domain-containing protein, with product MKLIAASAHSTGAEGLRVIELANTEDPRALDLAGVARIDLNFPKFTDGRAYSQAFLLRRRLGFTGELRATGDVLIDQLVQMERTGFDVAVLRADQNIDFAQRQFDRYRGFYQGDAVTVKPHFAREGEAV
- a CDS encoding nitrite/sulfite reductase, yielding MYQYTEFDRQFIRARAAQHRDQLERNQAGTLSDDEFRPLRLQNGWYIQRYAPMLRVAVPYGELSSAQLRVLARIAREYDHPSKEVFDKAIGTQATWGTTHLPVGYGHFTTRQNVQFNWIPLAKSADVMDLLATVNMHGIQTSGNCIRNITSDELAGVAVDEIADPRPFAEIMRQWSTLHPEFAFLPRKFKIAITGATNDRAAVRWHDVGLHLIKNDAGELGFRVFVGGGMGRTPVISTEIRAFLPWNQIMNYLEAVVRVYNRWGRRDNLYKARIKILVKAEGQRYIDEVEAEYEQIITRDGAPHTISQAELDRVTACFVPPALTERAPAAIKTVAIPAERQKDYDRWLQQNVAPHKNPALRAVTLSYKRLGQAPGDADADQLDTAAALADEFSAGEVRVTHDQNLLLPWVRAEDLPALWVAASHAGLARSNVRLLTDMIACPGGDFCALANARSIPIAAQITERYQDMDELHDLGEIDLHISGCINSCGHHHSGHIGILGVDKDGKEWYQVSLGGSDGSALSGDAVPGKVVGPSFGALEVPGVIEAVLDTFRQHRVGSETFIDCFKRVGMDPFKAAANSARLADKHEDLHALPKKDGYAKDAQEA
- a CDS encoding sulfite exporter TauE/SafE family protein, which codes for MQDLAFVLAGFFVGSIVGLTGVGGGSLMTPILIFFFGVKPYMAVGTDLLFAAFTKMGGTIKLARSRHIDWPVVLNLSAGSIPAALITLYVLHELGATSSAVQHIMTTTLGFALLLTAAATLYKAIRGKTGPKTIAAGHEAAAARPRHWSLPLLFGALIGTLVTLTSVGAGAIGVTVLMLLYPLLPLPRIVAADIAYAVPLTLVAGMGHASLGSVDWPMLAKLLAGSLPGIWVGSHLMFKTPERVIRSLLSLLLAYAGLKLIAL
- a CDS encoding 2OG-Fe(II) oxygenase family protein, translated to MHLPVVDFTSPNAPQEFCKSLHETGFGVLKNHPLSQELVESIYTEWLGFFKTEAKAKYPNDPVKHDGYFSPSVSETAKNFTKKDLKEFFHIYPWGRYPAEVSDAARRYYTEGASLAATLLNWVEENSPVDVKARYSMPLPAMIEGSDHTLLRVLHYPPLRGDEEPGAVRAAAHGDINLLTILPAATEPGLQVLGKDQAWHDVPCDFGLLIVNIGDMLAEASGGYYPSTVHRVLNPTGEGATKSRISLPLFLHPRREVVLSERYTVEKYFNERMEELRGKKY